In Leptospira perdikensis, one genomic interval encodes:
- a CDS encoding LamG domain-containing protein: MNGFNSTNGFQIPPTLISGLYAWYPLDGNTNDLSGNAHHGYSPGSFWPVTSGPSYSLSRSNLPNGTASFNGTDQFFASDFNPLCNEDFAIALWIFPHNATNNQIMGFQQGIGYNPGARLLLDATGHAEFSSFFSFWDNANLTVGTSSTVLSANVWTHITYVHSGATQQGTIWVNGVNVGVTSDSINSFDPGTGDPYVTGCVTGSAPFQWWAGTPLNIGYGYSNPRFFTGRMDDIWFFQGRQLSAGDISTLMSLP; encoded by the coding sequence TTGAACGGTTTTAATTCTACAAATGGTTTCCAAATCCCACCCACACTAATCTCCGGTCTTTATGCATGGTATCCTTTGGATGGGAACACCAATGATTTGAGTGGAAACGCCCATCATGGATATTCCCCTGGCTCATTTTGGCCTGTTACTTCTGGTCCTTCGTATTCTCTCAGTCGTTCCAATCTACCAAACGGTACAGCTTCTTTCAATGGAACCGATCAATTTTTTGCAAGTGATTTTAATCCTCTTTGTAACGAAGACTTTGCCATTGCATTATGGATTTTTCCACACAATGCCACGAACAATCAAATTATGGGTTTTCAGCAAGGTATTGGTTATAATCCAGGGGCCAGACTTTTATTGGATGCAACAGGGCATGCCGAGTTTTCTTCTTTTTTTTCCTTTTGGGATAATGCTAATCTTACCGTAGGTACTTCTTCAACGGTTTTATCCGCAAACGTATGGACTCATATAACTTACGTTCATAGTGGAGCGACGCAGCAGGGAACCATTTGGGTCAACGGAGTCAATGTGGGTGTTACCTCTGATTCGATCAATTCCTTCGACCCAGGTACGGGGGATCCGTATGTCACTGGATGTGTTACGGGTAGTGCACCGTTTCAATGGTGGGCAGGAACACCACTAAACATCGGTTATGGTTACAGTAACCCTCGTTTTTTTACTGGAAGGATGGATGACATTTGGTTTTTCCAAGGACGCCAACTGAGTGCAGGTGATATTTCTACCTTAATGAGCCTTCCTTAG
- a CDS encoding LamG domain-containing protein, whose product MEERCGSKGSNSTNDFQIPSTLTTGLYAWYPLDGNINDLSGNHHHGYYPGGIWPVTAGPSYAPSRSNLPNGAATFNGTNQLFASNFTPLCHEDFSIALWIYTSVVSNNRIMGYQSSPGANPGISLVLNASGNAEFSAYWVAYGYNGDGLSGAFSTVLSANVWTHITYVHNGATRQGNIWINGVNGGLTSNFGSFAGCTTGVSPNQWHSGTPLNIGYAYTGLFFTGQMDDIWFFQGRQLSAADILTLMSLPF is encoded by the coding sequence TTGGAAGAGCGTTGTGGCTCTAAAGGCAGTAATTCTACAAATGATTTCCAAATCCCATCCACACTGACCACTGGTCTTTATGCATGGTATCCTTTGGATGGGAACATCAATGATTTGAGTGGAAATCATCATCATGGATACTACCCAGGTGGGATTTGGCCTGTGACCGCAGGCCCTTCTTATGCTCCCAGTCGTTCCAATCTACCAAATGGTGCTGCGACTTTCAACGGAACCAACCAATTATTTGCCAGTAACTTTACTCCTCTTTGTCATGAGGATTTTTCCATAGCCTTATGGATCTACACAAGTGTAGTTTCAAATAACAGAATCATGGGATACCAAAGTAGTCCAGGTGCCAATCCCGGAATTTCATTGGTTTTGAATGCATCGGGGAATGCAGAGTTTAGTGCCTATTGGGTTGCTTATGGCTATAATGGAGATGGTTTGTCTGGTGCCTTTTCAACCGTTCTGTCCGCAAACGTATGGACTCATATCACTTACGTTCACAATGGCGCCACTCGGCAGGGAAATATTTGGATCAATGGAGTGAACGGCGGTCTTACTTCGAACTTTGGTTCTTTTGCAGGATGTACAACGGGAGTCTCTCCGAATCAATGGCATTCAGGAACACCACTGAACATTGGTTATGCGTATACTGGTTTATTTTTTACCGGGCAGATGGATGACATTTGGTTTTTCCAAGGACGTCAACTGAGTGCGGCGGACATTTTGACCTTAATGAGCCTTCCTTTCTAA
- a CDS encoding 7TM-DISM domain-containing protein produces MMMWSKSFFFLYISLFICNCSYFYENNITNKFEYFEDKAYNIDISNIESVPKWNQIRENTINFHYSKSAIWLRARVSNETFKPKSILSFEWRVLDNIQLYFPNSKDSYTEYRTGDSYPKSSWAVPESLSPSFRIPDKATGTYFYVRLQSSSLISFPILLLNEYEFQNKILIESSATWSILCFSAVMLIISVFYTLAFRLREFFYYSIYVITNTLWCNTQFGNSFHTFWPNAIWWQGKAILFFLSVGIAASFQFTRLFLETKIKTPFTDKLLATLAATGIISAIGILVTEEYSFFSKVINITYIVSIPLILLTGIKVFLMGEKRIIFFLASWGLYFFFGYITIFYHLGITNYSLLAVYGPAFAFQLDLFFLLFNLFQKYQDLILNRNIILERMFTLESGPKNKYTKSKLEKIDYNHYLHKLELWMEEAKPYLDEKLDLEKTSIAIGLNIQQTSELINAKLETSFRSYINSYRILEAKQILKNKPEIPIISVAFATGFGSKSSFNSEFKKTTGLTPIEYRKESQSI; encoded by the coding sequence ATGATGATGTGGTCGAAATCCTTCTTTTTCCTCTATATTAGCTTATTTATCTGTAATTGTTCCTACTTTTACGAAAACAACATCACAAACAAATTCGAGTATTTCGAGGACAAGGCCTACAATATTGATATTTCCAACATAGAATCAGTTCCTAAGTGGAATCAAATTCGAGAAAACACGATTAACTTTCATTATTCAAAAAGTGCAATATGGCTAAGGGCACGAGTTTCTAATGAAACCTTCAAACCCAAGAGTATACTCTCTTTCGAGTGGCGAGTCTTAGATAATATTCAATTATATTTTCCTAACTCCAAAGATTCTTATACTGAATACCGAACAGGGGATAGTTATCCGAAATCTAGTTGGGCTGTCCCAGAATCCTTAAGCCCGAGTTTTCGCATTCCCGACAAGGCAACAGGAACATATTTCTATGTCCGACTGCAATCGAGTTCTTTGATTTCGTTTCCAATTCTGTTACTGAACGAATACGAATTTCAAAATAAAATCCTGATCGAATCATCTGCCACTTGGTCAATTTTATGTTTCTCGGCGGTAATGTTAATCATTAGTGTATTTTATACTTTAGCATTTCGATTACGTGAATTTTTTTACTATTCTATTTATGTCATAACAAATACACTCTGGTGTAATACTCAATTTGGAAATTCATTCCATACCTTTTGGCCGAACGCAATATGGTGGCAAGGAAAGGCTATTTTGTTCTTTCTATCGGTCGGAATTGCCGCCTCATTTCAATTCACTAGACTATTTTTAGAAACAAAAATAAAAACACCATTCACAGATAAATTATTAGCAACTTTAGCGGCCACTGGAATTATCTCGGCCATCGGGATTTTAGTAACAGAAGAATATTCTTTTTTTTCCAAAGTAATTAATATTACTTATATAGTTTCCATTCCTCTGATTCTACTAACGGGTATTAAAGTTTTTCTAATGGGTGAAAAAAGAATTATTTTCTTCTTAGCAAGTTGGGGATTATACTTTTTCTTCGGATATATTACCATTTTTTATCATTTAGGAATTACGAATTACTCCTTATTAGCTGTTTATGGTCCTGCCTTTGCATTCCAATTAGATTTATTTTTTTTGTTGTTCAATTTGTTCCAAAAGTACCAAGACTTAATACTAAATAGAAACATTATTTTAGAAAGAATGTTTACCCTTGAGTCAGGTCCAAAAAACAAATACACAAAATCGAAGTTAGAAAAAATTGATTATAATCATTATTTACACAAACTCGAATTGTGGATGGAAGAGGCAAAACCTTACCTAGATGAAAAGTTAGATTTGGAAAAAACGTCCATAGCAATTGGCCTAAACATCCAACAAACTTCCGAATTAATTAATGCTAAACTCGAAACAAGTTTTCGCTCCTACATCAATTCTTATCGAATTTTGGAAGCGAAACAAATTTTAAAAAACAAACCAGAAATCCCGATCATTTCAGTGGCATTCGCAACTGGATTTGGATCAAAATCAAGTTTCAATTCAGAGTTCAAAAAAACCACTGGATTAACCCCAATCGAATATAGAAAAGAATCTCAATCTATTTGA